From the Mammaliicoccus sciuri genome, the window TTTATGTGGAAAAATTAGGACTACGTTTATATTTAAAAACAGTGAATCAAGATGACCCTTCTATGTATCATTTGTTCTATGGTGATGAGGTTGGTTCACCTGGTACTTCTTTAACATTTTTCGAACTTAAACCGATGGGACAAACTTATAAAGGTACGAACTCGATTTCAAGAATTGGCTTGTTAGTACCAAATGAAGAAAGCTTAAATTATTGGAAAGATCGTTTTGAAAAGCTTGATGTTGATCATGACGCTATTGGTATTTATAACGGTATGACAGCTTTACATTTTAGAGATCATGAAGGATTGGAAATGGTGTTATTACCTAATGGTGAACGTAAAGTGCCGCAAAGTTGGCGTCATAATAGATACACAGATGTACCAGAAGAACATCAAATTATAGGTATGGGTCCTGTAGAATTTAAAATTGATGATGTTTCAGAAATGAAAAATTTCCTGGAAAATGATTTGCATTTTGAGTTAGTAGATTCTGAAAGTGAGCTATTATATACGATTGATTTTGAAGGATTGTATAGCGATATTATATTGAAAGAAGTAGAAGGT encodes:
- a CDS encoding VOC family protein, with translation MIEILGHHHISMLTKDAKLNKEFYVEKLGLRLYLKTVNQDDPSMYHLFYGDEVGSPGTSLTFFELKPMGQTYKGTNSISRIGLLVPNEESLNYWKDRFEKLDVDHDAIGIYNGMTALHFRDHEGLEMVLLPNGERKVPQSWRHNRYTDVPEEHQIIGMGPVEFKIDDVSEMKNFLENDLHFELVDSESELLYTIDFEGLYSDIILKEVEGERERPGKGSIHHLALSVADEKELNKVKELLDEKGVVHSGIVDRDFFKSLYYRHSHILIEFATEGPGMPYDDVSQLGQQLDLPGFLESRRAEIESNLEPI